One part of the Equus asinus isolate D_3611 breed Donkey chromosome 6, EquAss-T2T_v2, whole genome shotgun sequence genome encodes these proteins:
- the DOK1 gene encoding docking protein 1 isoform X2, whose protein sequence is MLENSLYSPTWEGSQFWVTVQRTEAAERCGLHGSYVLRVEAERLTLLTVGAQSQILEPLLCWPYTLLRRYGRDKVMFSFEAGRRCPSGPGTFTFQTAQGNDIFQAVETAIHQQKAQGKAGQGQDVLRPDSHEGEVAERKLASPTQELLVSPPALYAEPLDSLRIPPGPSQDSLYSDPLDSTPAPAGEGAQLKKPLYWDLYEHVHQQLLKAKLTDCKEDPIYDEPEGLAPAAVRSLYDLPQEPKDAWWCQARVKEEGYELPYNPATDDYAVPPPRSTKPLPAPKPQGLAFPEPGAATGSRSKGHSSDAALYSQVQKSGASGSWDCGLSRAGTDRTGVKPEGST, encoded by the exons ATGCTGGAGAACTCCCTGTATAGCCCCACCTGGGAAG GATCCCAGTTCTGGGTAACCGTGCAGAGGACCGAAGCCGCTGAGCGCTGTGGCCTGCATGGCTCCTATGTGCTGAGGGTGGAGGCTGAGAGGCTCACGCTGCTGACCGTGGGGGCCCAGAGTCAAATACTAGAGCCACTCCTTTGCTGGCCTTACACTCTCTTGCGTCGCTATGGCAGGGACAAG GTCATGTTCTCTTTTGAGGCTGGCCGCCGCTGCCCCTCTGGCCCTGGAACCTTCACCTTCCAGACAGCACAGGGAAACGACATCTTTCAGGCAGTTGAGACTGCCATCCACCAGCAGAAGGCCCAGGGAAAGGCCGGTCAGGGGCAGGATGTTCTCAGACCTGATTCCCACGAAGGAGAAGTGGCAGAGCGGAAGTTGGCCTCCCCGACCCAGGAGCTCCTGGTCAGCCCTCCAGCCCTGTATGCCGAGCCCTTAGACTCCCTTCGCATTCCTCCAGGCCCTTCCCAGGATTCTCTATACTCAGACCCCCTGGACAGCACCCCTGCtccagctggggagggggcacagtTAAAGAAACCTCTCTACTGGGACTTGTACGAGCATGTGCACCAACAGTTGCTGAAGGCCAAGCTGACGGACTGCAAAGAAGACCCCATCTATGATGAACCTGAGGGCCTGGCTCCAGCTGCTGTCCGGAGCCTTTATGATCTGCCTCAAGAGCCCAAGGATGCGTGGTGGTGCCAGGCCCGGGTGAAGGAGGAGGGTTACGAGCTCCCCTACAACCCTGCCACCGATGACTATGCTGTGCCACCACCTCGGAGCACAAAGCCCCTCCCAGCTCCCaagccccagggcctggccttCCCTGAACCTGGAGCAGCAACTGGCAGTAGAAGCAAGGGCCACAGCTCAGATGCTGCCCTGTACAGCCAGGTCCAGAAGAGCGGGGCCTCAGGGAGCTGGGACTGTGGGCTCTCTAGAGCAGGCACTGACAGGACTGGGGTCAAGCCAGAGGGCTCCACGTGA
- the DOK1 gene encoding docking protein 1 isoform X3, with product MFSFEAGRRCPSGPGTFTFQTAQGNDIFQAVETAIHQQKAQGKAGQGQDVLRPDSHEGEVAERKLASPTQELLVSPPALYAEPLDSLRIPPGPSQDSLYSDPLDSTPAPAGEGAQLKKPLYWDLYEHVHQQLLKAKLTDCKEDPIYDEPEGLAPAAVRSLYDLPQEPKDAWWCQARVKEEGYELPYNPATDDYAVPPPRSTKPLPAPKPQGLAFPEPGAATGSRSKGHSSDAALYSQVQKSGASGSWDCGLSRAGTDRTGVKPEGST from the coding sequence ATGTTCTCTTTTGAGGCTGGCCGCCGCTGCCCCTCTGGCCCTGGAACCTTCACCTTCCAGACAGCACAGGGAAACGACATCTTTCAGGCAGTTGAGACTGCCATCCACCAGCAGAAGGCCCAGGGAAAGGCCGGTCAGGGGCAGGATGTTCTCAGACCTGATTCCCACGAAGGAGAAGTGGCAGAGCGGAAGTTGGCCTCCCCGACCCAGGAGCTCCTGGTCAGCCCTCCAGCCCTGTATGCCGAGCCCTTAGACTCCCTTCGCATTCCTCCAGGCCCTTCCCAGGATTCTCTATACTCAGACCCCCTGGACAGCACCCCTGCtccagctggggagggggcacagtTAAAGAAACCTCTCTACTGGGACTTGTACGAGCATGTGCACCAACAGTTGCTGAAGGCCAAGCTGACGGACTGCAAAGAAGACCCCATCTATGATGAACCTGAGGGCCTGGCTCCAGCTGCTGTCCGGAGCCTTTATGATCTGCCTCAAGAGCCCAAGGATGCGTGGTGGTGCCAGGCCCGGGTGAAGGAGGAGGGTTACGAGCTCCCCTACAACCCTGCCACCGATGACTATGCTGTGCCACCACCTCGGAGCACAAAGCCCCTCCCAGCTCCCaagccccagggcctggccttCCCTGAACCTGGAGCAGCAACTGGCAGTAGAAGCAAGGGCCACAGCTCAGATGCTGCCCTGTACAGCCAGGTCCAGAAGAGCGGGGCCTCAGGGAGCTGGGACTGTGGGCTCTCTAGAGCAGGCACTGACAGGACTGGGGTCAAGCCAGAGGGCTCCACGTGA
- the DOK1 gene encoding docking protein 1 isoform X1 produces MDGAVMEGTLFLQSQRFGTKRWRKTWAVLYPASPHGVARLEFFDHKGSSSGGGRGGSRRLDCKVIRLAECVSVAPVAVESPPEPGATAFRLDTAQRSHLLAADAPSSAAWVQTLCRNAFPKGSWAQAPAENPPKLSALEMLENSLYSPTWEGSQFWVTVQRTEAAERCGLHGSYVLRVEAERLTLLTVGAQSQILEPLLCWPYTLLRRYGRDKVMFSFEAGRRCPSGPGTFTFQTAQGNDIFQAVETAIHQQKAQGKAGQGQDVLRPDSHEGEVAERKLASPTQELLVSPPALYAEPLDSLRIPPGPSQDSLYSDPLDSTPAPAGEGAQLKKPLYWDLYEHVHQQLLKAKLTDCKEDPIYDEPEGLAPAAVRSLYDLPQEPKDAWWCQARVKEEGYELPYNPATDDYAVPPPRSTKPLPAPKPQGLAFPEPGAATGSRSKGHSSDAALYSQVQKSGASGSWDCGLSRAGTDRTGVKPEGST; encoded by the exons ATGGACGGGGCCGTCATGGAAGGAACGCTCTTTCTGCAGAGTCAGCGTTTCGGTACCAAG AGGTGGAGGAAGACCTGGGCCGTGCTGTACCCGGCCAGCCCCCACGGCGTGGCGCGGCTCGAGTTCTTCGACCACAAGGGGTCGAGCTCTGGAGGGGGCCGAGGGGGCTCGCGCCGCCTGGACTGCAAGGTGATCCGTCTGGCGGAGTGTGTGAGCGTGGCGCCCGTGGCGGTGGAAAGCCCCCCGGAGCCTGGCGCCACAGCCTTCCGCCTGGACACCGCGCAGCGCTCCCACCTGCTGGCGGCCGACGCGCCGTCCAGCGCCGCCTGGGTGCAGACGCTGTGCCGCAACGCCTTTCCG AAAGGCAGCTGGGCTCAGGCGCCCGCCGAGAACCCACCCAAGCTTTCTGCCCTGGAGATGCTGGAGAACTCCCTGTATAGCCCCACCTGGGAAG GATCCCAGTTCTGGGTAACCGTGCAGAGGACCGAAGCCGCTGAGCGCTGTGGCCTGCATGGCTCCTATGTGCTGAGGGTGGAGGCTGAGAGGCTCACGCTGCTGACCGTGGGGGCCCAGAGTCAAATACTAGAGCCACTCCTTTGCTGGCCTTACACTCTCTTGCGTCGCTATGGCAGGGACAAG GTCATGTTCTCTTTTGAGGCTGGCCGCCGCTGCCCCTCTGGCCCTGGAACCTTCACCTTCCAGACAGCACAGGGAAACGACATCTTTCAGGCAGTTGAGACTGCCATCCACCAGCAGAAGGCCCAGGGAAAGGCCGGTCAGGGGCAGGATGTTCTCAGACCTGATTCCCACGAAGGAGAAGTGGCAGAGCGGAAGTTGGCCTCCCCGACCCAGGAGCTCCTGGTCAGCCCTCCAGCCCTGTATGCCGAGCCCTTAGACTCCCTTCGCATTCCTCCAGGCCCTTCCCAGGATTCTCTATACTCAGACCCCCTGGACAGCACCCCTGCtccagctggggagggggcacagtTAAAGAAACCTCTCTACTGGGACTTGTACGAGCATGTGCACCAACAGTTGCTGAAGGCCAAGCTGACGGACTGCAAAGAAGACCCCATCTATGATGAACCTGAGGGCCTGGCTCCAGCTGCTGTCCGGAGCCTTTATGATCTGCCTCAAGAGCCCAAGGATGCGTGGTGGTGCCAGGCCCGGGTGAAGGAGGAGGGTTACGAGCTCCCCTACAACCCTGCCACCGATGACTATGCTGTGCCACCACCTCGGAGCACAAAGCCCCTCCCAGCTCCCaagccccagggcctggccttCCCTGAACCTGGAGCAGCAACTGGCAGTAGAAGCAAGGGCCACAGCTCAGATGCTGCCCTGTACAGCCAGGTCCAGAAGAGCGGGGCCTCAGGGAGCTGGGACTGTGGGCTCTCTAGAGCAGGCACTGACAGGACTGGGGTCAAGCCAGAGGGCTCCACGTGA